One genomic window of Takifugu flavidus isolate HTHZ2018 unplaced genomic scaffold, ASM371156v2 ctg770, whole genome shotgun sequence includes the following:
- the LOC130521186 gene encoding uncharacterized protein LOC130521186 isoform X2 has product MAENTFENSGSNSKQKYRPGSGSGAARSSTPRSSCRTRHEADGLNDGPEEPTTGPSPNPKQGQSYKGCGMRWRAAPFMPNLMDFTNEDETEHDRNGWTPLNYVEQYIDHNLIKKNIADCTNAVSLSRSGDLLRTSIDEVYHFFGA; this is encoded by the exons ATGGCGGAGAACACGTTCGAAAATTCCGGTAGCAACTCCAAACAAAAATATCGACCAG GTTCAGGCTCTGGCGCGGCCAGATCCAGCACTCCCAGGAGTAGCTGCCGAACTCGGCATGAGGCTGATGGCTTGAATGATGGCCCAGAAGAGCCAACAACAGGACCAAGCCCTAATCCCAAGCAGGGACAATCTTAtaaag GATGTGGAATGCGCTGGAGGGCAGCTCCATTTATGCCCAACCTCATGGATTTTACGAATGAGGATGAAACGGAGCATGATCGGAATGGCTGGACCCCACTGAACTATGTGGAACAGTACATAGATCacaatttgataaaaaaaaacatagctGATTGCACCAACGCTGTGTCACTGAGTAGGAGTGGGGACCTACTCAGAACATCAATAGATGAGGTCTACCATTTTTTTGGTGCCTGA
- the LOC130521186 gene encoding uncharacterized protein LOC130521186 isoform X3 — MAENTFENSGSNSKQKYRPERFSLQRALELLSAMDGDTSELDLSDNDDDILDASYQPQPQEQSSTEDDSSGDEYPIPHPTEQQGT; from the exons ATGGCGGAGAACACGTTCGAAAATTCCGGTAGCAACTCCAAACAAAAATATCGACCAG AGCGATTTTCTCTTCAAAGAGCACTTGAATTGCTCAGTGCAATGGATGGGGACACGTCAGAATTAGATTTATCTGACAATGATGACGACATCCTGGATGCCAGTTATCAACCCCAAcctcaggagcagagcagcactgaagatGACAGCAGTGGTGATGAGTACCCCATTCCACATCCCACTGAACAGCAGGGGACGTAA